Proteins encoded in a region of the Zea mays cultivar B73 chromosome 2, Zm-B73-REFERENCE-NAM-5.0, whole genome shotgun sequence genome:
- the LOC100285291 gene encoding BCL-2 binding anthanogene-1 isoform X1 — protein MIKLRYPKKLFRRSSSKGSSTTSSSSSSDGDAAGSARGGEIEWEVRPGGMLVQKRDDGRGHVDVITVRVATGFSWHDVSVVATCTFVWACKKTIAGELKAVLWKMTGLEPREQRLLFRGKEREDGDHLHMIGVRDMDKVLLLEDPALKDMKLRAGLTAAYRQTFIRV, from the exons ATGATCAAGCTGAGGTACCCTAAGAAGCTGTTCAGGAGGAGCTCCTCCAAGGGCAGCAGCactaccagcagcagcagcagcagcgacgGCGATGCCGCCGGCAGCGCCCGCGGCGGGGAGATCGAGTGGGAGGTCCGGCCGGGCGGCATGCTGGTGCAGAAGAGGGACGACGGCAGGGGGCACGTGGACGTCATCACCGTGAGGGTCGCCACCGGCTTCTCCTGGCACGACGTCTCCGTCGTGGCTACCTGCACTTTTG TGTGGGCGTGCAAAAAAACGATTGCAGGTGAGCTGAAGGCGGTGCTGTGGAAGATGACAGGGCTGGAGCCTCGGGAGCAGAGGCTCCTGTTCAGGGGCAAGGAGAGGGAGGACGGCGACCACCTCCACATGATCGGGGTGAGGGACATGGACAAGGTGCTGCTCCTGGAGGACCCTGCCCTCAAGGACATGAAGCTCCGGGCCGGGCTCACGGCGGCGTATCGTCAGACTTTCATCAGGGTGTAA
- the LOC100285291 gene encoding BCL-2 binding anthanogene-1 has translation MIKLRYPKKLFRRSSSKGSSTTSSSSSSDGDAAGSARGGEIEWEVRPGGMLVQKRDDGRGHVDVITVRVATGFSWHDVSVVATCTFGELKAVLWKMTGLEPREQRLLFRGKEREDGDHLHMIGVRDMDKVLLLEDPALKDMKLRAGLTAAYRQTFIRV, from the exons ATGATCAAGCTGAGGTACCCTAAGAAGCTGTTCAGGAGGAGCTCCTCCAAGGGCAGCAGCactaccagcagcagcagcagcagcgacgGCGATGCCGCCGGCAGCGCCCGCGGCGGGGAGATCGAGTGGGAGGTCCGGCCGGGCGGCATGCTGGTGCAGAAGAGGGACGACGGCAGGGGGCACGTGGACGTCATCACCGTGAGGGTCGCCACCGGCTTCTCCTGGCACGACGTCTCCGTCGTGGCTACCTGCACTTTTG GTGAGCTGAAGGCGGTGCTGTGGAAGATGACAGGGCTGGAGCCTCGGGAGCAGAGGCTCCTGTTCAGGGGCAAGGAGAGGGAGGACGGCGACCACCTCCACATGATCGGGGTGAGGGACATGGACAAGGTGCTGCTCCTGGAGGACCCTGCCCTCAAGGACATGAAGCTCCGGGCCGGGCTCACGGCGGCGTATCGTCAGACTTTCATCAGGGTGTAA